From a single Brassica oleracea var. oleracea cultivar TO1000 chromosome C5, BOL, whole genome shotgun sequence genomic region:
- the LOC106294160 gene encoding uncharacterized protein LOC106294160, whose amino-acid sequence MEGKEKEKEEAKRTMIMKINKLKETPQEISQEDAKRQEAYNMSPRVRGGSGSAGMGKSSSVRLNCLCAPTTHPGSFRCRYHRRNSALGMSRGISVPSNLSMLGGGGSPKS is encoded by the coding sequence ATGGAAGGGAAAGAGAAAGAGAAAGAAGAAGCGAAGAGGACAATGATCATGAAGATCAACAAACTCAAGGAGACACCTCAAGAGATAAGCCAAGAAGACGCTAAAAGACAAGAAGCTTACAACATGTCTCCACGTGTACGTGGTGGTAGTGGCTCTGCGGGTATGGGAAAGTCATCGAGCGTGAGGCTAAACTGTTTATGCGCACCAACAACACACCCTGGCTCCTTCAGGTGCCGTTACCACCGTCGCAACTCTGCACTCGGAATGTCACGTGGCATATCTGTTCCCTCTAACCTTTCCATGTTGGGAGGAGGAGGCTCTCCTAAATCCTAA
- the LOC106292523 gene encoding enhancer of mRNA-decapping protein 4-like, whose protein sequence is MASSPGNTNPNNPPPFDLGTLFKPSSSPFPTPPASYPPPAGPFLHNEAVTSSSSSPAANLHQQQRTLSYPTPPVNLQSPRANHNPGTHLLALLNNSNGAVAANQEPPSSHHQEIARSFPSGPIRVPSCKFPMGRRLSGEHAVYDVDVRLHGEIQPQLEVTPITKYGSDPQLVVGRQIAVSKVYICYGLKGGSIRVLNINTALRALFRGHSQRVTDMAFFAQDVHLLASVSLDGKVFVWKISEGSEGDDDPQITGKIVLALQILGEEDTKHPRVCWHSHKQEILVVSIGKHVLLIDTTKVGRGEVFSSESPIQCHLDKLVDGVKIVGKHDGEVTDLSICQWMTTRLVSSSVDGTVKIWKDFMAQPVAVLRPHDGYPVNSSTFVTSPERPDHIILITGGPLNREMKIWVPAGEEGWLLSAESESWNCTQKLDLKSSTEPRAEMAFFNQITALSEAGLLLLANAKRNAIYAVHLDYGSSPADTRMDFLSEFTVTMPILSFIGTHDPSEEPIVKVYCVQTQAIQQYTLDLCLCLPPSGEENVVLEKSDSSVSREANLVDGMSEPSGLKPTEFPSVDSVPKPSILVNRSQGSASGDTTAPAIVPSNSEPRTSGLLSDTNGGGSAYATAAQLPLSPRLSSKLSGYQTPVEAFEQVESRYELSGKAPSADYGVDKHTFEESSSSEEKNITPDDDESGIRSSPSFFKHPTHLVKPSEFSMGVSSAETPVATEDKSDRVNNDASGTEIEASEVGEVNYHEETMNGTSESREKIFYSQALNLSTEMARDCYPNTDETKAYEQSVQADDSLESRDVSAKIPELVSSSGLPQLAATNSKGKKQKAKSSQNPNSSADSYNEKSQSLSHPLTDSLPQFLAMQETMNQIMVSQKEMQRQLSNAVNGPVTKEGKRLEVAIGRMIERSSKSNSDALWARLQEETVKSEKAMRDHSQQIVNATTNFMSKELNAMFEKTVKKEVSAIAPVIARAVTPAIEKTISSAITESFQRGLGDKAVNQLDRSVNSKIEATIPRHIQTQFQTSAIPVLQEALKSGLEASLIPSFERLCKTMLEQVDTALEKGIAEHTNAAQQRFEAGHSQLAHTLKETITSTSSVTQALSRELAESQRNRSGVLTGGSDPSVTQVSKGPVATLLEKVEAPMDPTAQLSRLVSEGKYEESFTSALQRSDVSIVSWLCAQVDLHRLLAMNPLPLSQGVLLSLLQQLACDISKDTSRKLGWMTDVVTAINPSDQMIVVHARRIFEQVYQILHHQLNAPGSDVSAIRLIMHVLNSMLMGCK, encoded by the exons ATGGCGTCTTCACCTGGTAACACTAACCCTAACAATCCTCCGCCGTTCGATCTCGGTACTCTCTTCAAACCTTCGTCGAGCCCTTTCCCCACGCCGCCGGCGTCTTACCCTCCCCCCGCGGGTCCGTTTCTTCACAACGAGGCTGTGACTTCGTCGTCGTCTTCACCTGCGGCTAACTTGCACCAACAACAAAGAACTCTATCGTACCCGACGCCGCCTGTGAATCTCCAATCGCCGCGTGCTAACCACAACCCCGGAACGCACCTTCTCGCTCTCCTCAATAACAGCAACGGCGCCGTGGCGGCAAATCAAGAGCCGCCGTCGTCGCATCATCAGGAAATCGCTCGTTCGTTCCCTTCGGGTCCTATTCGCGTGCCGAGCTGTAAGTTTCCGATGGGGAGGCGGTTGAGCGGGGAACACGCTGTGTACGATGTCGACGTGAGGCTACACGGCGAGATTCAGCCTCAGCTTGAGGTGACTCCGATTACTAAATACGGGTCGGATCCTCAGCTCGTAGTGGGTCGCCAGATCGCAGTCAGTAAGGTGTACATATGCTATGGATTAAAAGGAGGAAGCATTCGTGTCCTCAATATTAACACCGCGTTGAGGGCTTTATTTCGAGGCCATTCTCAG AGAGTGACAGACATGGCTTTCTTTGCTCAGGATGTTCATCTCTTGGCTAG CGTAAGCTTAGATGGAAAGGTATTCGTGTGGAAAATATCTGAAGGGTCTGAGGGAGATGATGACCCCCAGATAACTGGAAAGATTGTTCTTGCTCTTCAGATACTTGGTGAGGAAGACACCAAACACCCACGTGTTTGTTGGCACTCCCACAAACAG GAAATTTTGGTGGTTTCAATTGGTAAACACGTCCTCCTAATTGATACTACCAAAGTTGGCAGAGGTGAAGTATTCTCGTCTGAGTCTCCGATTCAGTGCCACCTTGATAAATTGGTTGACGGTGTAAAGATTGTCGGCAAGCACGATGGAGAGGTCACAGATTTATCTATATGCCAATGGATGACCACACGACTCGTTTCTTCGTCTGTTGATGGCACG GTTAAGATATGGAAAGATTTTATGGCACAACCAGTTGCAGTTCTGAGACCTCATGATGGCTATCCTGTCAATTCATCAACATTTGTGACATCCCCTGAGAGACCTGATCACATCATACTCATCACTGGG GGACCTCTAAATCGAGAGATGAAGATTTGGGTTCCAGCTGGGGAAGAAGGATGGCTCCTATCAGCTGAGTCTGAGTCATGGAATTGTACTCAGAAACTTGATTTGAAAAGTTCAACTGAGCCACGAGCGGAGATGGCGTTTTTCAACCAAATCACAGCGTTGTCTGAAGCAGGCCTGCTCTTGCTTGCAAATGCGAAAAGGAACGCCATATATGCCGTGCATTTGGACTATGGCTCATCTCCAGCTGATACAAGGATGGACTTCTTGTCTGAGTTTACAGTCACTATGCCGATATTAAGTTTTATAGGTACACATGATCCTTCAGAAGAACCCATTGTTAAGGTTTATTGTGTTCAGACTCAAGCAATCCAGCAGTATACGTTAGATTTATGCTTGTGCTTGCCACCTTCTGGAGAAGAGAATGTGGTTTTGGAAAAGTCAGATTCTAGTGTTTCGCGGGAGGCAAATCTTGTTGATGGCATGTCAGAACCATCTGGACTGAAGCCTACAGAATTCCCTTCAGTTGATTCAGTTCCTAAACCATCTATACTTGTGAATAGATCGCAGGGTTCTGCATCAGGGGATACCACAGCTCCAGCGATTGTTCCATCCAACAGTGAGCCTAGAACTTCTGGGCTGCTATCTGATACCAATGGTGGAGGGTCTGCGTATGCTACTGCAGCCCAGCTGCCTCTAAGTCCCAGACTATCAAGTAAGCTTTCTGGCTATCAGACTCCTGTAGAAGCTTTTGAGCAAGTAGAATCTCGTTATGAGCTCAGTGGCAAAGCACCTTCTGCTGATTATGGTGTTGATAAGCACACCTTTGAGGAAAGCTCAAGTAGCGAGGAGAAGAATATAACACCTGATGACGATGAGTCTGGGATCCGAAGCTCACCATCTTTTTTCAAGCACCCTACTCATCTTGTAAAACCTTCAGAGTTCTCTATGGGCGTTTCGTCTGCTGAAACCCCCGTTGCCACTGAAGACAAGAGTGATAGAGTTAATAACGATGCAAGTGGCACAGAAATTGAGGCGAGTGAAGTTGGTGAAGTCAATTATCATGAAGAAACTATGAATGGCACTTCAGAGAGTAGAGAAAAAATCTTCTACTCACAGGCTTTGAATCTCAGCACTGAGATGGCAAGAGACTGTTATCCTAATACAGATGAAACTAAGGCTTATGAACAGTCTGTACAAGCTGACGATAGTCTTGAGTCAAGAGATGTCTCTGCAAAGATTCCTGAGTTGGTTTCATCTAGTGGGCTTCCACAGTTGGCAGCAACAAATAGCAAAGGGAAGAAGCAGAAGGCCAAAAGTTCTCAGAATCCCAATTCGTCAGCTGACTCCTACAATGAGAAAAGTCAGAGCTTAAGTCATCCCTTGACAGATTCACTTCCTCAGTTCTTGGCCATGCAAGAGACAATGAATCAG ATAATGGTTTCGCAGAAGGAGATGCAGAGACAGCTGTCAAATGCTGTCAATGGCCCTGTCACTAAAGAAGGTAAAAGACTAGAAGTGGCTATAGGGCGAATGATTGAGAGATCCAGCAAGTCAAATTCCGATGCTTTATGGGCTCGCTTACAAGAGGAGACTGTTAAAAGTGAAAAGGCAATGCGTGACCATTCACAGCAAATTGTGAATGCGACGACAAACTTCATGAGCAAGGAGTTAAATGCAATGTTTGAGAAAACGGTAAAGAAGGAAGTATCTGCAATTGCTCCGGTCATAGCACGTGCAGTAACACCGGCGATTGAAAAAACTATATCATCTGCAATCACAGAGTCCTTCCAG AGAGGACTTGGTGACAAGGCAGTCAATCAGCTTGACAGATCTGTTAATTCAAAGATTGAGGCAACCATACCTAGGCATATTCAAACGCAATTTCAGACCTCTGCCATCCCAGTTCTCCAG GAAGCTCTTAAATCGGGTCTGGAGGCCTCACTCATACCATCCTTTGAGAGGTTATGCAAGACCATGTTAGAGCAAGTAGACACAGCCTTGGAGAAAGGAATTGCCGAGCACACAAACGCAGCACAACAACGGTTTGAAGCTGGACACTCTCAGCTTGCTCATACTTTAAAG GAGACCATTACTTCTACATCGTCAGTTACTCAAGCCTTAAGTCGTGAATTAGCCGAGAGCCAAAGGAATCGCTCAGGCGTCTTAACTGGTGGGTCAGATCCCTCGGTTACTCAAGTTAGTAAGGGACCAGTAGCTACTCTTCTTGAAAAG GTTGAAGCACCTATGGACCCAACTGCTCAATTATCCAGGTTGGTATCTGAAGGCAAGTACGAAGAATCTTTTACCTCGGCTCTACAGAGAAGCGATGTCTCTATAGTATCATGGCTTTGCGCACAG GTGGATCTTCATAGACTACTGGCTATGAATCCCCTGCCGCTGAGCCAAGGCGTGCTACTGTCACTGCTGCAGCAACTAGCATGTGACATCAGCAAAGACACTTCCCGTAAGCTTGGGTGGATGACAGATGTGGTTACAGCGATTAACCCATCAGATCAGATGATTGTGGTTCATGCTCGCCGAATCTTTGAACAAGTCTACCAAATTCTGCACCACCAGCTTAATGCACCAGGCAGTGACGTCTCTGCCATCAGACTTATAATGCACGTCCTCAACTCCATGCTTATGGGCTGCAAATGA
- the LOC106292555 gene encoding RNA-binding protein PNO1, whose protein sequence is MAETTQMEVEVPTEAASPLPAKPIFKPLKAHEMSDGKVQFRKIPVPPNRYTPLKKAWLDIYTPVYDQMKVDIRMNLKSRKVELKTRADTPDVSNLQKSADFVHAFMLGFDIPDAVALLRMDELYVESFEIKDVKTLKGEHLSRAIGRLSGKGGKTKFAIENSTKTRIVIADTRIHILGAFTNIKVARSSLCSLIMGSPAGKVYSKLRNVSARLAD, encoded by the coding sequence ATGGCAGAGACTACACAGATGGAGGTCGAGGTCCCGACAGAAGCTGCTTCCCCCTTACCGGCAAAACCAATCTTCAAGCCTCTGAAAGCTCACGAGATGTCCGACGGCAAAGTCCAGTTCAGAAAAATCCCCGTGCCGCCGAACCGTTACACACCCCTCAAGAAAGCGTGGCTAGACATCTACACGCCCGTCTACGACCAGATGAAAGTCGACATAAGGATGAACCTCAAGTCCCGCAAAGTCGAGCTCAAGACCCGTGCCGACACCCCTGACGTCAGCAACCTCCAGAAGTCCGCTGACTTCGTCCACGCCTTCATGCTAGGTTTCGATATCCCCGACGCGGTCGCGCTTCTGAGGATGGACGAGCTGTACGTGGAGTCGTTTGAGATTAAGGACGTGAAGACTTTGAAAGGGGAGCATTTGTCGAGGGCCATTGGGAGGTTGTCGGGAAAAGGAGGGAAGACGAAGTTTGCGATTGAGAACTCGACGAAGACGAGGATTGTGATTGCGGATACGAGGATTCATATCTTGGGGGCGTTTACTAATATTAAGGTTGCGAGGAGTTCTCTTTGCAGTCTTATTATGGGTTCTCCTGCGGGCAAGGTTTACTCCAAGCTTCGGAATGTTAGTGCTAGATTAGCTGACTAG
- the LOC106292331 gene encoding Golgi apyrase-like — MRGTSRKLISAGYRSLSGNRVHVYCFDRNLDLVPLENQLEIFLQLKPGLSAYLNDPRQSANSLVTPLDKAEDSVPSELRPLTPVRVEATAGLRALGHEASENILQAVRELLKDRSRLKTEANAVSVLDGTQGGSYQWEKGIETFQKSLSEGKVKQVLFFDPDELLVNKMACLLYLSSCSSPYFQGKTQLGLVMSRIRIVLYQILRGSGSMVLPWKYANNILLQHGSHPWLCFFRLSAKTVLVKNVYSRCGLS, encoded by the exons ATGAGAGGCACAAGC AGGAAGCTGATATCGGCCGGTTATAGATCTCTCTCGGGGAACCGCGTGCATGTTTATTGCTTTGATCGGAATTTGGATCTCGTTCCTTTGGAGAATCAGCTCGAGATCTTCCTTCAG CTAAAGCCTGGATTGAGTGCGTATCTTAATGATCCAAGGCAATCAGCAAACTCTTTGGTGACTCCGCTTGATAAAGCAGAGGACTCTGTTCCTAGTGAGCTGCGTCCCTTGACTCCTGTTAGAGTTGAA GCTACTGCTGGTTTGAGGGCTTTGGGTCATGAAGCTTCTGAAAACATTTTGCAAGCA GTTAGGGAGCTTCTGAAAGATCGAAGCAGGTTGAAGACTGAGGCAAATGCAGTTTCTGTTCTGGATGGTACTCAGGGAGGTTCTTACCAGTGG GAGAAAGGGATAGAAACTTTCCAGAAGTCCCTTTCTGAAGGAAAAGTCAAGCAAGTTCTCTTCTTTGATCCTGATG AGTTATTGGTGAACAAAATGGCTTGCCTTCTTTACTTGTCCTCTTGTTCAAGTCCCTACTTTCAAGGAAAGACTCAGCTTGGCTTGGTAATGTCCAGAATTCGGATAGTTTTATATCAGATATTAAGAGGGAGTGGGAGTATGGTTTTGCCGTGGAAATATGCGAACAATATACTTCTTCAACATGGCTCTCATCCCTGGTTATGCTTCTTCAGACTATCAGCAAAGACAGTTCTAGTAAAGAATGTTTATTCCAGATGCGGCTTGTCCTAG